From a single Nicotiana tabacum cultivar K326 chromosome 8, ASM71507v2, whole genome shotgun sequence genomic region:
- the LOC107810817 gene encoding receptor protein-tyrosine kinase CEPR2, giving the protein MAIMELLIGFVSPHEMTLLPFPISTMARIQRLHSLQILATFLLLVLFFQPSKSLTAETQALLHFKEQLNDPLSYLDSWKDSETPCKFNGITCDQNTGLVTEISLDNKSISGVISPSIFSLKSLTSLVLPSNSLSGNLPSEITNCTNLKILNVTGNDMNGTIPDLSKLTNLEVLDLSINYFSGKFPSWVGNFTSLVALGLGDNDFVEGKIPETLGNLKKVYWLYLAGSNLIGEIPESIFEMEALGTLDISRNQISGNFPKYINKLKNLWKIELFQNKLTGELPVELADLSLLQEFDISSNQMYGKLPPGIGNLKKLTVFQIFKNNFSGEIPPAFGEMQHLDAFSVYRNSFSGAFPANLGRFSPLNSIDISENKFTGGFPKYLCQNGNLQFLLAIENSFSGEFPSTYSSCKSLQRLRVSNNQLSGKISDGVWGLPNVLMLDFSDNKFSGTISPDIGTATSLSQLVLSNNRFSGELPKEVGKLTQLERLYLDNNEFSGAIPSELGKLKQLSSLHLEKNSFSGTIPSELGEFPRLADLNLASNLLTGSIPNSLSTMTSLNSLNLSHNRLTGKIPTSLDNLKLSSLDLSNNQLSGEVLLDLLTMGGDKAFADNKGLCVDESIKFSMNSGLGGCGGKAAQHKLNKLVVFCIVLLSLAVLMGGLLLVSYLNYKHSHEGDPEEQLEEAKGTNPKWKLENFHHVEFDADDVCGFDEDNLIGSGGTGKVYRLDLKKGCGTVAVKQLWKGNGVKVLTREMEILGKIRHRNIVKLYASLMKEGSNFLVFEYMPNGNLFEALHREIKAGKPELDWYQRYKIALGAAKGIAYLHHDCCPPIIHRDIKSTNILLDEDYEAKVSDFGVAKVSEISSRGSELSCFAGTHGYMAPEMAYTLRVTEKSDIYSFGVVLLELVTGRKPIEDAFGEGKDLVYWTSTHLNDKESIVKVLDQKVVSELVQEDMIKVLRIATLCTTKLPNLRPNMKEVVKLLVDAEPWTFRSSSKSEKKGHNFSEV; this is encoded by the exons ATGGCAATAATGGAGCTCCTGATTGGATTTGTCTCCCCTCATGAAATGACCCTTTTGCCCTTTCCAATTTCAACAATGGCAAGAATCCAAAGACTCCACTCCCTCCAAATTCTTGCCACTTTCTTacttttggttttgttttttcaGCCATCCAAGTCCTTAACTGCTGAAACTCAGGCCCTTTTACATTTCAAAGAGCAACTCAATGACCCTTTGAGTTACTTGGATTCTTGGAAAGACTCAGAAACTCCTTGTAAATTCAATGGAATTACATGTGATCAAAATACTGGTCTTGTTACTGAAATTTCCCTTGACAACAAGTCCATTTCTGGGGTAATTTCCCCTTCAATATTTTCACTCAAAAGCCTCACTTCTTTGGTGCTACCTTCAAATTCTTTATCAGGGAACCTTCCAAGTGAAATAACCAACTGCACCAATCTCAAAATCTTGAATGTCACTGGAAATGACATGAATGGAACCATACCTGATTTATCTAAGTTGACTAACTTAGAAGTTTTAGACTTGTCTATAAACTACTTTTCAGGAAAGTTCCCATCTTGGGTTGGAAATTTTACTAGTTTGGTTGCACTAGGCCTAGGGGATAATGACTTTGTTGAAGGTAAAATTCCTGAGACTCTTGGGAATTTAAAGAAAGTGTATTGGCTTTACTTGGCAGGCTCAAATTTGATAGGAGAAATCCCAGAATCCATTTTTGAAATGGAGGCACTAGGAACATTGGATATTTCAAGAAATCAGATTTCTGGGAATTTCCCAAAGTATATAAACAAGCTGAAAAATTTATGGAAAATTGAGCTGTTTCAAAATAAGTTGACAGGTGAACTTCCTGTAGAACTTGCAGACCTCTCtcttttgcaggaatttgatATTTCTAGCAACCAGATGTACGGGAAGCTGCCCCCGGGAATCGGGAACCTGAAGAAGTTAACAGTGTTTCAAATATTCAAGAATAACTTCTCTGGTGAAATTCCTCCTGCTTTTGGAGAAATGCAGCATCTTGATGCCTTTTCTGTGTACAGGAACAGTTTTTCTGGGGCATTTCCAGCAAATCTTGGTCGGTTTTCGCCCCTGAATAGCATAGACATATCTGAAAACAAATTTACTGGTGGATTCCCAAAATACTTGTGCCAAAATGGGAACTTGCAGTTTTTGCTAGCTATTGAGAACAGTTTCTCAGGGGAGTTTCCAAGTACTTATTCCTCTTGTAAGTCTTTACAGAGATTGAGGGTAAGTAATAATCAACTTTCTGGGAAAATATCTGATGGTGTATGGGGACTTCCAAATGTGTTGATGCTGGATTTCAGTGATAATAAGTTCAGTGGAACTATATCTCCTGATATTGGGACTGCTACTAGCTTGAGTCAGTTGGTGTTATCAAATAACAGATTTTCAGGTGAGCTTCCAAAAGAAGTTGGGAAACTCACACAATTGGAAAGGCTGTACTTGGATAACAATGAATTCTCCGGCGCAATACCTTCTGAGCTTGGTAAACTGAAGCAACTTTCATCTTTGCATTTGGAGAAGAACTCATTCTCAGGGACAATCCCATCAGAATTGGGTGAATTTCCTAGGCTTGCAGACCTGAATCTTGCTTCAAATCTTCTTACAGGTAGCATTCCCAATTCTTTATCGACAATGACATCTTTGAACTCTCTGAATCTTTCACACAACAGGCTCACTGGTAAAATACCGACTAGCTTGGACAATCTGAAGCTGTCGTCGTTAGATCTCTCTAACAACCAGCTATCAGGAGAAGTTTTATTGGATCTTTTAACAATGGGAGGAGATAAGGCATTTGCTGATAACAAGGGACTTTGTGTTGACGAAAGCATCAAATTCTCAATGAACTCGGGCTTGGGGGGTTGTGGTGGAAAGGCTGCTCAACACAAGTTAAACAAACTAGTTGTATTTTGCATTGTGTTGCTTTCCTTAGCTGTTCTAATGGGCGGTTTATTGCTTGTCAGTTACCTAAACTACAAGCATAGTCATGAAGGGGATCCTGAAGAACAGCTGGAGGAAGCCAAGGGAACAAATCCAAAATGGAAGCTAGAGAACTTCCACCATGTGGAATTTGATGCAGATGATGTTTGTGGTTTCGACGAAGACAATTTGATTGGAAGTGGAGGTACGGGGAAAGTTTATCGGTTAGACTTGAAGAAAGGTTGTGGAACTGTAGCTGTGAAGCAGCTGTGGAAAGGGAATGGTGTGAAAGTTTTGACAAGGGAaatggaaattttggggaaaatcagGCACAGAAATATAGTAAAGTTGTATGCCAGTCTAATGAAAGAAGGTTCAAATTTCTTGGTTTTCGAGTACATGCCAAATGGTAATCTTTTCGAGGCACTACATCGAGAGATCAAGGCTGGCAAGCCAGAATTAGATTGGTACCAGAGATATAAAATAGCACTCGGAGCTGCAAAGGGAATTGCTTATCTGCACCATGATTGTTGCCCTCCTATTATTCATAGAGATATTAAATCAACGAACATTCTACTTGATGAGGATTATGAAGCAAAAGTTTCAGATTTTGGGGTTGCAAAAGTCTCAGAAATTTCTTCTAGGGGATCCGAGCTCAGTTGTTTTGCAGGCACTCATGGTTACATGGCTCCTG AAATGGCATATACTCTGAGAGTAACAGAAAAGAGTGACATTTACAGCTTTGGCGTCGTGCTATTGGAACTAGTAACGGGAAGAAAACCAATAGAAGATGCATTTGGAGAAGGCAAAGACTTGGTCTACTGGACGTCAACTCATTTAAATGACAAGGAAAGCATTGTCAAAGTTCTCGATCAGAAGGTGGTTTCTGAACTTGTTCAGGAAGACATGATCAAAGTGCTGAGAATCGCCACACTTTGTACAACTAAGCTTCCTAATTTGCGCCCCAACATGAAAGAAGTTGTCAAGTTGCTTGTTGATGCTGAACCTTGGACATTTAGATCTTCAAGCAAATCTGAGAAAAAGGGGCACAATTTTTCTGAGGTCTAG